In Juglans regia cultivar Chandler chromosome 13, Walnut 2.0, whole genome shotgun sequence, the following proteins share a genomic window:
- the LOC108988907 gene encoding leucine-rich repeat receptor-like serine/threonine-protein kinase BAM3, with amino-acid sequence MVPFIVLALFSLLGTSSSASSLVSDFHALVTIKLGFEYSDSILSAWNHSNPSSVCSWAGIQCLRGRVVSLDLTDLNLYGSVSPQISRLDRLTNLSLAGNNFTGTIEIANLSSLRWLNISNNQFNGGLDWNYSSIANLEVFDAYNNNFTAFLPLGILSLKKLKHLDLGGNFFFGRIPGSYGNLVGLEHLSLAGNDLNGKIPGELGNLTNLREIYLGYYNVFEGGIPVELSKLENLVHMELSSCELDGPIPNELGNLKALDTLYLHSNLLSGSIPKQLGNLTNLVNLDLSNNALTGEIPFEFVNLKRLKLFNLFMNRLHGSIPEYIANFPDLETLELWMNNFTGVIPENLGQNGKLQVLDLSTNKLTGTIPRNLCLSNQLRILILLKNFLFGPIPEGLGTCSNLTRVRLSSNYLNGSIPKGFLYLPQLNLMELQNNYLSGTLPENANSSSTPAKLAQLNLSNNLLSGLLPISFSNFSSIQILSLSGNQISGPIPPSVGGFLEVVKLDLSRNSLSGSIPSDIGNCFHLTYLDMSQNNLSGSLPPEISNIRILSYLNLSRNHLNQTIPRSVGTMKSLTNADFSFNDFSGKLPEFGQFTCFNASSFAGNAQLCGSLLNNPCNLTAITNTTRKAPADFKLIFALGLLICSLVFAAAAMLKAKSWRRNGPDSWKMTVFQKLDFKVTDILECLKDGNVIGRGGAGIVYHGKMPDGVEIAVKKLLGFGSNSHDHGFRAEIQTLGNIRHRNIVRLLAFCSNKETNLLVYEYMRNGSLGEALHGKKGSFLGWNLRYKVAIDAAKGLCYLHHDCSPLIVHRDVKSNNILLDSNFEAHVADFGLAKFLIDGGASECMSAIAGSYGYIAPEYAYTLRVDEKSDVYSYGVVLLELLTGHRPVGDFGEGVDIVQWTKSVTKCQREDVMGIVDSRLKFVPKVEAMHLFFVAMLCAQENSVERPTMREVVQMLSEFPHHSPNYQSSSSSNIVHNQQQKKLGKETDCPNFKQL; translated from the exons ATGGTCCCTTTCATTGTTTTGGCGCTTTTCTCTCTTCTTGGCACCTCTTCTTCTGCCTCTTCTTTAGTTAGTGATTTCCATGCCTTGGTCACAATTAAACTGGGATTTGAATACTCTGATTCCATTCTAAGTGCTTGGAATCATTCGAATCCTAGTTCAGTTTGTTCTTGGGCTGGAATTCAATGCTTAAGGGGACGAGTTGTTTCATTGGACTTGACAGATTTGAATCTGTATGGTTCTGTGTCACCTCAGATTTCGAGACTTGACCGGCTTACCAACCTCTCTCTTGCTGGAAATAACTTCACAGGTACCATTGAGATTGCAAATTTGAGCAGTCTTCGATGGCTAAACATCTCAAACAACCAGTTCAATGGTGGCTTGGACTGGAACTATTCCAGCATTGCCAACTTGGAAGTGTTTGATGCTTATAACAATAACTTCACTGCCTTTCTTCCACTTGGCATTTTGAGCTTGAAGAAGCTCAAGCACTTGGATCTTGGTGGAAATTTTTTCTTTGGAAGAATCCCAGGAAGCTATGGAAATCTTGTTGGTTTGGAGCATCTTTCGCTTGCTGGCAATGATCTTAACGGAAAAATCCCAGGCGAGTTGGGAAATCTCACCAACCTGAGAGAGATTTACCTGGGCTATTACAATGTTTTTGAAGGTGGGATCCCAGTGGAGTTAAGTAAATTGGAGAATCTAGTTCACATGGAACTTTCTAGCTGTGAATTGGATGGGCCAATTCCAAATGAGCTGGGGAATTTGAAGGCGCTCGACACTCTCTACTTGCATAGCAATCTACTTTCGGGTTCAATTCCAAAGCAATTAGGCAACTTGACAAACCTGGTGAACCTTGATCTTTCCAACAATGCACTGACAGGTGAAATCCCGTTTGAGTTTGTGAATCTCAAGCGGCTCAAGCTTTTCAACCTGTTCATGAACAGACTGCACGGGTCTATACCGGAGTACATCGCCAACTTTCCAGATTTGGAAACTCTTGAGCTGTGGATGAACAACTTCACCGGTGTGATTCCCGAGAATCTTGGCCAAAATGGAAAGCTTCAAGTGCTCGATTTGTCAACAAATAAGCTCACTGGTACAATCCCTCGGAACTTGTGTTTGTCAAATCAACTCAGAATACTAATTCTATTGAAAAACTTTCTCTTTGGGCCAATTCCTGAAGGGCTGGGCACATGTTCAAATCTCACCAGGGTGAGATTGAGCAGCAATTACTTGAATGGTAGCATCCCAAAAGGGTTCCTATACTTACCTCAGCTAAATCTTATGGAGTTGCAAAACAACTACTTATCTGGAACCTTGCCGGAGAATGCTAATAGTTCATCAACGCCCGCTAAATTAGCCCAACTTAATTTATCAAACAATCTCCTGTCTGGTCTTTTacccatttcattttcaaatttctcctCCATCCAAATCCTTTCACTTAGTGGAAACCAAATCTCAGGTCCAATCCCCCCTTCTGTAGGAGGATTCCTTGAAGTAGTAAAACTTGATTTGAGTCGAAACTCACTCTCCGGCTCAATCCCATCCGACATAGGAAATTGTTTCCATTTGACATACCTTGACATGAGTCAAAACAACCTCTCTGGCTCCCTCCCACCAGAGATTTCCAACATCCGGATACTAAGTTACTTGAACTTGTCAAGAAACCACTTGAACCAGACAATACCCAGATCAGTTGGAACCATGAAAAGCCTCACAAATGCCGACTTCTCCTTCAACGATTTCTCCGGTAAATTACCGGAATTTGGCCAATTCACCTGCTTTAATGCCTCCTCCTTCGCGGGTAATGCTCAACTTTGTGGTTCCCTCCTTAACAATCCTTGCAATCTCACCGCAATCACAAATACAACCAGAAAGGCCCCTGCAGATTTCAAGCTGATCTTCGCGCTCGGCCTTTTGATATGCTCTCTGGTTTTTGCTGCCGCTGCCATGCTCAAGGCCAAGTCATGGAGAAGAAATGGTCCGGATTCATGGAAGATGACCGTATTCCAAAAGCTCGATTTCAAGGTCACTGACATCCTTGAATGCTTGAAAGATGGCAACGTGATTGGAAGAGGCGGAGCTGGGATTGTTTACCATGGGAAAATGCCAGATGGGGTCGAGATCGCAGTCAAAAAGCTTCTTGGGTTTGGCTCAAACAGCCATGACCATGGCTTCCGAGCTGAAATTCAAACGCTAGGTAACATTAGGCATCGAAACATTGTGAGACTGCTAGCATTCTGTTCCAACAAGGAAACCAATCTCCTAGTTTACGAGTACATGAGAAACGGGAGCTTAGGCGAGGCACTGCACGGCAAAAAAGGCTCATTCTTGGGTTGGAATTTGAGGTACAAAGTTGCGATTGACGCCGCCAAAGGCCTATGCTACCTGCATCACGATTGTTCCCCACTGATCGTTCACCGGGACGTGAAATCCAACAACATTTTGCTGGATTCGAACTTTGAAGCACACGTCGCCGATTTCGGGCTTGCCAAGTTCTTGATCGACGGTGGCGCATCGGAATGCATGTCAGCAATTGCAGGGTCTTACGGCTACATTGCGCCCG AATATGCATACACACTGAGGGTTGACGAGAAGAGCGATGTGTATAGTTATGGAGTCGTCCTCCTAGAACTTCTCACTGGGCATCGTCCGGTGGGTGATTTCGGCGAAGGTGTCGATATCGTACAATGGACCAAAAGCGTAACAAAGTGTCAAAGAGAAGACGTTATGGGCATTGTTGACTCAAGGTTAAAATTTGTGCCGAAAGTTGAAGCAATGCACTTGTTCTTTGTTGCAATGCTATGTGCCCAAGAAAATAGTGTTGAACGTCCAACAATGAGAGAGGTGGTTCAGATGCTATCGGAGTTCCCTCACCACTCGCCGAACTATCAATCTTCGTCATCTTCTAATATCGTTCATaatcaacaacaaaagaaaCTTGGAAAGGAGACAGATTGCCCCAACTTCAAACAATTATAA